The nucleotide sequence CACAAAGCGTATCCGGATCTCTTCAATCCTTATGTTGGGGTTCCTCTGCCTTTGGTGGAATCGTAAGTTCCTATTTTAGTGGCTCGCTTGTGGATGCTTATGGTGTAAGGTATGCATCCTCTTTAGTCTCCCAACTTGGTTTAAAAAGGTACGCTTGAGGCGCACGAGGTGATTTGGAAGGCACCTCAAAGCCTTGAGTCCCCACCTCATGCACATCTAGGTCAAAATCGATCAAAGATGGGGTCTATCGGAGGTTGATATATAAAAACAACGAAAGGGGTGAAGATATTATGAATGGTTTACTTGATAAAAAGACTAATATGTAGGAGTAAACGACACAAATGGTCCTGTGGTTGACCAAAATTTGGGATTTGGTctctagctttccaaaagtacacagatggttcCCATGGTTTGcagtttgcactttgtaacgcatttagtccccaacttttgccaaaagtacatatATGGtgcttgtggtttgcactttgcaacgcatttagtccctaacttttgccAGAAGTACATATATGGTCTTTGTggttgcactttgtaacacatttagtccttAACTTGGACCTgctgaaacctttagatttgttagcTAGGGACTAAATgtattacaaagtgcaaaccacagggactatatgtgtacttttgaaaagctagggaccaaatccaaaattttggtcaaCCACGGGGACCATCCGTGCACTTTAGTCTTTACTCATGTAAAAGAGATGAGACATGCAATTCTTATTTGGTTGTACATAGAGCAGCGCCTCGCGTACGTGAAGCACTCGCCTCTCGTCTCGATTTTCGAGACCTAAACGCCTCGAGGCACCTCATGCTTTTTTTCAACCTAGCTTCTAATAAAAAGTAAACCATCAACTAGTGAAAAAATACAAATTCTTCCTCACAAGCATGGTACCGCATTTTGCAGGTTTGTTTTTGGTCTTTCAGCATTGCTTCCTTTATTGACATCTGCAGTTGCGGTTCTAGTGAAAGAGCAACGTGTTCGTGGTCCCTTATCATCTTCCGCATTAGATACTACTACTAACGGTATCGTTGAGTTATGGCAAGCTATCAAACAACCAAATGTTTTTCTTCCGACTCTGTTCATTTTTCTCTGGCAAGCAACGCCGCACTCGGAATCCGCCATGTTTTACTTCACGTAACTTTCTTCCTTATTCAACTTTGACACTATTAACGtgtatataatacatatatatcattatatatgtATGCCTGTGtgcatggttttaaaaaacgtttgaggcgtgcgcctcgaggcgaaacgaCCAAAAAACGAGTCTGAGGTCATGGTGTTTTTAATGCATATGCGCCTCAGCCCCTCgaggcgaaacggccaaaaaacgagtctgaggtcatggtgtttttaatgtatatgcgcctcagaggggctgaggcgctaagaAAGCTGTGCCTCAGGTGCGCCTCAGGGGATTTTGATAgctgtttttgatgtttttgactttttgtgtcaatttcaagtatttcatgtcttttttaagtgtgtgtttttgatgattctgatgaatctgatgatgaaattagttagtattattatttttataatatatataatttttatatttatttattaatactgCCTCGGCCTCACGCCTCGTTTCGCCACGAAGCGTaaggcttacgcctcgtgaggcgaagggaaaacgcctcgaaactcgtttccgcTCTTTTAAACCTTGCCTGTGTGTATGGGGGCATTCGTCTTAGAACTAACAAGATGTTGAGAACTGTGTAAACCGCATAATGCATTTGTACCTATCGCTTTGAATGTGATACAGTAGACACGTATATAGCTGTCTCTGTTTCTCTCTCCCACTACTTctgattatttatatttttagagtaaaatgccattttcgtccctgaggtttggccagttttgcgactgtcgtccaaaggtttgttttttcgcatatGGATCCacaaggtttgaaatcttgcgaTTTTCATCCGGCTagttaactccattcatttttctctgttaagtcaaaggtatttttgtctttttgctAATTAatgggcaattcggtctttttcactttatgtaaaaagaccgaatacctaTGTAGCACAGGAACGGGTACGGGACTAGGGTATGGCGAACGGTAAAACTCAAAAATCCAAGATACGGGTATGGCAAAGGTACAACaaaaaaattatattaaacaAAGTCCAAAATAGATGTGAGGAAACAGAGACTCTATAATCTCTCCGGCCGCCGTACAATTTGCTGCATTGTCAGTAATGATTTGCACACCATTTTGATGACCAATTTCATTGATTACTTCTTTCATCAAATCCGCAATAAAAATCTATCTTTTACCTCCCCAAAACAATTCACTGCCTTTAGAAACATAGGACCACTACCTGAGGTAGCCATGAAATTGATTAGAGACTTTCTTGTAGGATCACTCCAACCATCACTCACAATAGTCACACCTTTTTCTTTCCATGAAAACCTAAGTGGTTCCAATAGCCTATgaacattttctttttctttttacaGTAAAGTTGTTTTGAGCTTATTATTACCCAAAGGTACATACCCATCAGTTTTGTTGGCAGCAGCAAACTAAAAAGCCCCTGAGATAGTGTGGATTTCTTGCAAGATTAAAAGGTAAACCTACAGTATAAAACATCCTTGCTATTTCTTGATCCAGTTGGTCCCTAATTTCAACACCAAAAGCTCTTTCAAGAGGTGTTGAAATACCTTTTCTTTTCTTAAATCCAACACCAGCTTCACATGGCAACCCGACTTCTTTCGCTTTTGACTCGACTTTCTTCTCTTCATACGCATCTTCTAACCGTTTCATCTCATGTTTGTCACCTGCTGTTGATTTCTTGCAAATACTAATCCTAGTACCTATGAAAACAAGTGAAGCTGTTACTCAATATATCAACATCAAATCTTCAATACTTATATCATCAACCAATAATACTAATACTTGCTTTAGAACACTACAAAGATTACCTTTTATCCTAAGCAAATGTGCTTTAACCCTTGAACATGATCCTTGTCTGGTTCTAAGCAGTCAATAGCGGTGCTATAGCGGTTAGCGGACCTCAGGGTGTGTAGGGTGTGTAGCGGTCCAAATAGCGGTGGCCTATAGCGGTTCCGCTATTAGCGGCGCTAAATACCGCTATAGCGGTGCTATAGCGGTATTATAGTGGTGCTATAGCGGTGGCCTATAGCGGTTATAGCAGTAACGGTGTTTAATTGTGTTAATTCTTAAATTAAATACTTCAAAGTTACTATTAGTATTTGATTTGCGACAGGTTTTCGATAATGGAATGATATAACTATGAATTTTGATATTACTACTAATATTTTTCaaagatatatttatatatatataaaaatacacaAATTATGCATGGTATAAAAATTACCGCTATATCACCGCTATACCACCGTTATAACTTATATATCATATAGCGGACCTTGACCGCTATTCGATTTTGGACCGCTTTAACTGCATAGGTCTGGTTTCACTGCAAAGATTGCATTTAAATTTCCAAGTTCCTCCTACTGCACCTTGTTTTTTCGATTTTAGTCACATAGTCTGATAGAAACTTGAAACTGAAAACTTCAATTACTGAAAGAACGATACAATTAGCCACATTTGAGATAGGCCTGATCTCCAATTTTAGagtaaaaaccctaattttataAAAACATAAACATCGACGCCTAATCTAAATGATACAATGATATTAATAAGATTAGATTAGAACTAACTGCCCCACTATTTGCTCCTAAAACTGTTCCCACTACTTGCTCCTAAAACTGTTCCCCCCCCAAACCCATTCCCGCTAATAATTAAACGGGTCAAATACCCAGCTGGAGCTTGACACAAGATATGGGTCAACAGGTTTGTATCAATACATCCTACCCCAAAATCCGACTTGTCCTCAAGTCGGAAACAAGGGAACTGTTGTGCCAAGCAATAAGCCATTCAATTATAGACAGAGGTTGAAAATCAAATGCCCAATCTTTGGTAGTCAGTGGACAAGCTAAAGGCGTTGCCGGAACTTGAACCCTTGCAGGTTTCAGCCAGGATACATGGGAGACCAGAATGATGCGATAAAGTCCACAAGAGCTAGATGACAGTTTCGTAAAGAGGTTGACAAGGCTGAGTTTGTGGAAAAACTGACGTTGGGCTGTAGGGTCATACTGAGCGACATTTGTAGTATAGTCTGAAATAGGTTTTGGGCTTGGGCTCCATGCAAGACTTCTGCTGGGCTTAGATGAACAGATCTTGGACTCGTTTTCTAGGGCAAGGCGAACAACATAACACTCGGTTCTAGGTTTCTGAATAAACACGTTAGCCTTCATCAGTTCTTCATTGAGACCATTCGGTCCTTCATCCTTCTCCACTGTCTTCTTCAAATAATTGTCCACTTCTTCACTGTTACAACCATCTTCGCCTGGTTCTTCACTGTTACAACCATCTTCGTCTGATTCTTCACTGTTACAACCATCTTCAATCACCTGAGCTTTAATTTCGTCAACAACATCTCTCAAAGATGCAAGAATGCCGTCTAATCGTACTGCAATGATTGCGAGTTGATCTGCTAAATTCCGGCTTGTAAGCACCATTCGATTTCCCGGCAATGGAACCATTGATAGAAACTTGAAACTGAAAACTTCAATTACTGAAAGAACGATACAATTAGCCACATTCGAGATAGGCCTGATCTCCAATTTTAGagtaaaaaccctaattttataAAACCATAAATATCGACGCCTAATCTAAATGATAAAGTGATATTAATAAGATTAGATTACAACTAACTGCCCCACTACTTGCTCCTAAAACTGTTCCCACTACTTGCTCCTAAAACTGTTCCCCCCCAAAACCCATTCCCGCTAATAATTAAACGGGTCAAATACCTAGCTGGAGCTTGACACAAGATATGGGTCAACAGGTTTGTATCATAGTCCCACAATGGAGGTTCTTCTATTGATGTAGATGATGATTCTTGTGTTTCTTGAGAAGCCATAATCAATGATGATTGATGAATAGAGATGATGGATATCGATGATGATTGATGAATTGAGAAGTGAAGACTGTTGATTGCGATGTTATATTGACACATGAAAGGCCGACGGTTGTTTTTGGAATTTGAAagggttaaaaccctaaaaataaataGAAACGTCCCCGAAACGTTTTGGAGCCGTCCCCAATAACCCGGAAACGGTTAGAAGATGCGTATGAAGAGAAGAAAGCCCTGTCAAAAGCGAACGAAGTCGGGTTGCCATGTGAAGCTTGTGTTGGATTTAGGAAAAGAAAAGTTATTTCAACACCTCTTGAAAGAGCTTTTGGTTTTGAAATTAGGGACCAACTGGATCAAGAATTAGCAAGGATGTTTTATACCGGATGTTTACTTTTAATCTTGCAAGAAATCCACACTACCTCAGGGCTTTTCAGTTTGCTGATGCAACAAAACTGATGGTTATGTACCTCCTGGTTATAATAAGCTCATTACAACTTTActacaaaaagaaaaagaaaatgttcACAGGCTATTGGAACCACTTATGTTTTCATGGACAGAAAAAGGTGCGACTATTGTGAGTGATGGTTGGAGTGATCCTACAAGAAAGCCTCTAATCAATTTCATAGCTACCTCAGGGAGTGGTCCTATGTTTCTAAAGGCAGTGCATTGTTTTGGGAAAAGTAAAAGATAGATTTTTTATTGCTGATTTGATGAAAAAAGTCATCAATGAAATTGGTCATCAAAAAGTTGTGCAAAGCATTACTGACAATGCAGCAAATTGTAAGGTGGCCGGAGAGATTATAGAGTCTGTTTCCTCACATCTATTTTGGactttgtttaatatattttttttgccGTATCTTGGATTTTTTAGTTTTACCGTTCCCCGTACCCCCGTTCCTGTGCTACATAGATCAGGGACGACAATGGCATTTTATCCTTTATATTTTAATGTACATGTGCATAATGCTATTCTTTAACATGTTATCTGTTTAAAACGAATGtgccctatatatatgtgtgtgtgtgtattagtTCGGTTTGGTCTTTTCGATTAAATAAGTCTATAAGTGAAACCAAACCACTATAACCGGTTACTAAAAATCATAATCGAACATAACGTTTTTCTATCGCTTCAGTTTGATTATATCGTTAAATTGATTATGGTTCGGTTATTCAGTTTTTCTGCTCACCCCTACTAAACATACATTTGTAACGCATGTACGATTATTGTGTTTCACTTGTTATTTCATCCAGTACAAATAAGCTCGGTTTTACACCCGAGTTTCTGGGCCGGGTTAAGCTTGTGACATCAATCGCTTCACTTCTTGGTGTTGGGCTTTATAACGGGTTTCTTAAAAATGTTCCCCTACGCAAGATTTTTCTTGCTACAACTATAACCGGCACTGCCCTTGGGTTGACTCAGGTTTGACTTTACTATTACGCTGTCTTTGAATTCCTAAACATAATCTGTTTTTTTTCCACATGTTCGTTAATGAGTTTTCTACGCGTTGTAGGTTATCCTTGTCACTGGGCTAAATCGCAAGTTTGGTATAAGCGATGAGTGGTTTGCAATTGGAGATTCTTTAATTATAACCGTTCTTGGTCAGGTAATTCATtgtataaattgtttttgtaaataatagTGTCAAATATGGTAAAAAATTAGTTTGGCACTTATTGTTTCAAATAGTGAATATATTATGTAGAATAAAAGGCCATTTTGTCCCTGAGGTGTGGCCAGTTTTGCGATTTTCGTCCAACGGTTTATGTTTCCGCAtctggattcaaaaggtttgaaatctttgccattttcatccggctcgttaacttcatccatttttctctgttaaatcAGGGGTATTTTCGCCTCCTCCGTTAAcgtaaagggcaattcggtcttttgatacttgtacattatgctaaatgcttgtacataaagtgaaaaagacctaattatcctttaagttaacaaaaaagacgaaaatacccctggcttaacagggaaaaatggatggagttaacaagccggatgaaaatggcaagatttccaaccttttggatccagatgtggaaaaacaaaaccttggacgaaagtcgcaaaactgaccaaacctcggGGATGAAAATGATCTTCGTATAAAATGATTTTAGGAGGTTTTATTTCTTAAAGtacacttttgacccgttaccttATAAGCTAATGTTTTTAACTTGACCCGTTATGAAATTTGTTTTGTGACAGGCGTCTTTCATGCCGGTTCTAGTTCTAGCAGCGAGACTGTGTCCCGAGGGTATGGAAGCAACTCTGTTTGCAACCTTGATGTCTATATCGAATGGAGGGAGTGTTCTCGGGGGTCTTTTTGGTGCGGGTTTGACCCAGGTTTTGGGTATCACTAAGGACAGCTTTGACAATCTCGCACTTCTTATCATCATCTGCAACCTTAGCTCGTTGTTACCGTTGCCTCTGTTACACCTTCTTCCTGTGGATATTCCCAAGGATGAAAGGCCGAAACAGGATATTGAGGTTGAGTTGAAGTCTAGTTAGTTAAGGATACATGCGTATGCGTTACGCACTTGATAACTGTATTTAGTTGAGAGATGTAAATATTTATTCGCAAAGCAACCGATAAAGCCAACCATATGAGTTAACATCCTAATTTTGATATCAAGGACAAGTATATGATTGTTATAACAAGTTATTAGTTGTTTTTGTGGTTTGATATTTTACTATGACAAAAGGACTAAATATTCTCTGTTTTTATGCTAATATATCAAGGCACATCGTGGcaaaaatgatgatcagtattACTTTTGTCTCTTAAACAAACAATATATGCAGGTCCAAACGTGCGAAAGTAAGATCTTAGGGTGTCGTCAGCGTAAATACATACATTACCGATCTGGCGAGAGTAACATATTGGTAAAATCGTCTGGTTTCGGTATTGGAACATACTGTAACATATTGGTAAAATCGTCCCGTTTCGGTATTGGAACATACTTCTATGTGACGTAAAATAGTATACAAATAGTATTTGTTAACTTGTAAATAAATCATGATTCAAAAGAAATATAAAGTATTTACatctatctatacatataataaaagaaaccatgttaGGGACACATGGCGTTCTATGAGACAGTcttaattatttttataaatatttattatggAGAGTCAATTATTGAtagataatattaaatttaaaatttatagaagagattttaatgataaagaCAAATATAAttgataataatatattaattattataattatatattgAAATAATGATGAATGGAGACCAAAAATATGGTTTATGTCGTCTCTATAATTTCTATTGATACGttattttattacttttatttttatgataaacaaaacataagtaagtttaGTGGTGTAGATAATGTATAAGGAGGGGTAGCCCGGGTTATCCCTAAACTCCACATTTGTAGTGTAAAAATACTTTTCAACCCCGTCTacgtagtgtaattttttttttatacaaaggatacccttaatcaaaaaaataaataaaaatttgggACACCCCTGAAATTTTTAGGCTAGCTCCACCACTgagaacatatatattttttatacatggtatattTAGAATCCTATTTCTAATAAAGGATCTCATTATCCCGTTTTACACTccaatgaaataataatattaaatcataatatccCGCCTATCtcttatatatttaatattttttactaaaatatttcttttcttttttttcctGCTAAttatccaacaaagtaacatgttataaaccatgtaatacacaactctttaatctaataaaaaataaagtgagatgttacaataagtaaatagtacctcAAAGTTATTTTTGTTAGAAAACACATCTTAAGGACTAAATGTTTTAACGGATTACATTATTCTTCTAAGACATGTGTTTATTTAAATCGTGCGATACACGAGTTTTTAAAAGatataactattttattacttagtatataaaattatatttctttcaacccgtgtaatacacggggttctaacctagttatatcATAAGAAAACTGCTTGACTCTTGTCTTAACACATAACATGGCCTAAACTTGCAATATATAAAAAGGGAGGCTAACGTGCTAAACGTATCCCACCCATCTTAGGGTATCCGGGGCACCAGCGAGGAGGCATTTCGGTGACCCTATccaccgatcgggaacaccgccgccatccctgcGGTGACCCGATTCGGTGAGTGGCAGCGGGGAGAAGTCACCGATGGAGGAGAGGGGGAAGATGGTGGGCCAGCTCACTTTCAACCAATAaaaccttttcctttttttttttttgaataaaaaaacaaggggagttaagaggggagtgacgccatcaaattgagggtgtgaggggagtttaagaggggagttgacgtagcacacgaggattggttatgcgtaagagaggggactcctctcttaggggagtgcccctctcacccttaaGTTTCATTGTATGCCCTCGTGAGTACATCAAGTTAAGAGACTTTTTTTGCCTTTTAATGTGAAAAGGACAAGATATTACTGATGTGACAAGTTGAAGGAGACTCTGCATCAAGGAAAAAGAGATGATGGTGGATTATGTTTCGCACATCCCTATTTTTAAAAGTCCTTGCCATTTAAAGTGTGAAATTGAGAAAATATTACTGATGTGACAAATTGAAGGAGAGTCTCCATCAAGTAAAAAGAAACGAGGATGGGTTATGTTTCGCacacatagacccctctttttaAAAGTCCACATAGACCCCTTTTTTAGTGAACTTTAACATATGTTATTCAAACCATGTTACATAACAACAACTTTAATGACGTCCTAGCTAGCATGTGTGTCACACACAAGTTGTCTAGGATTTCTTCTGTCTATTGTTTATCATATTTCCATCACCAACCTCCATTGTCAATGGTATAGAATAGATAATCGTGTGTAACAATTTGGACAATTTAAGGCAAAATTTGATACTAGTTGAAGCTGCATATCTTGTGGCATATCTAAGGTCTCGTTGATTAAAGCTTCGAGAATTCCTTATTCAAAATTTGAGGTACCCCTTGTTCAATTTTCGAGGAACCAACTTGTTCAATATTCGATGGGACGCTATTGATCAACATTTGAGGTACCCGTACTTTCACCTTGTCTTCTCAAGTTTTGAACTCGCTTAAAACACATGTACACAAATGATGTTTATTAATATTCGTTATCACATACCGGAAATCCATTGTGTATATGCAAGTTGCATATATTGGCTCGCTATATTTTGGAAAGACCGGATAAATAGCTAGTTTGTGGTTGATTTTCATATATCAATCGATGTATAGTAAATCTAACACATACCATCCATCCCCATATACTCTTCATTGCCAAACGATGTGCTAGCATATTCTCCATTATATATGATGAGTAGATCAAGAAGTCCAATTAAGAATGTATTGGAGATGTTCATGTCAGGAATCCATGTTTGCTCTACATTGACGACATGACGTGTGCAGTGGCGAAGTCGAGTAAAAAAATGGGCCCTTAAAACATTATTGGGTTTAGTTGGGTTAAATGAGAATTGGGTTTATATGGGTATAATTAAATAAGATAAGTTAATGGATTTAAAAACATATTTGGTTTTTACGTTGAAACTTAATTATATGCTTTGTCTTTTAGTTTATATTAAAAAAAGTTAATATTTTTGGGCCCGTGGAAGAAGGGGACTTGAACAATCGCCCACCTTATGGACCGGCCCTTGTTGGAGCAACTCAGGAACACGGTAATCTCTCCGGTGCCCATACTACAACATGCCTTagaggctgtttgtttacctcttaatgaggcttttaatagttcagacctcttactggttcaacacttaatgattcagacgagcagatgtctgaatggttcagacatttgcctctgaatagttaagatttatatagagtctgaatggttaagacctctaatctgaattggtcagacatttgcctctgaatggttaagcattatacatgctcttaatggttaagcattatgcatgctcttaatggttcagacctcttactggttcaacacttaatggttcagacatcttactggttcaacacttaaccattcagatattGCCAAAAAACCCCTTAGTTAAAGTTACTTTGCATAAGAATTTACAAGGAAATTCTAGAATAACACATCCTCGACTAAGTCCTTCACACCTCGATAAAATCTTTTTAACGATTTAGAAGACAGAACAAGATACAATGAATCAAGACACATGGCACCATCAAACAAATTCATTATATATAACTGGTAAAAGGACCCGCGCGCCGCAATCATGGAATAGATTAGTCCACGCGTTACGTGATGCGTTAACTATGAAAACGCATGTTTCGACTTAACCGAATGAAATCAATGTAACCTAGataagcattgcgattggatcaaaacgtaaagtaaattaGATATATACCGTAAGAGCATAACGTATTATATGCGGCCCGACTAACTCGAATTCATACCGTTAAGTCCAAACATATTGTATGCGACCCGGCTCATACCTAGGAAACGTATTGTACGAATATATGTCGTATAATCATAATGTATTATATGTGAGTCGACTCATACGTAGGAAACGTACAAAGGGTTTATGTAGGTATTAAGAAAAAAGTTGAAATCATGTTGAAATTACACGTAATTAGTTAAAAATATTACCACTGAAATCACATTTCTAAACTCAGAGTTACGTTTTAGATAtgtatttaaaaagaaaaactTGGGGTAAAAGTAAATGTTTAAGGGGTAAAAATGTGATTTAGACAAAGTTGGAGGCAAATAGTGAAATGTCAACTAACATTCACTTTTAAGATTATAAAGTAATAAGACCCACACGCGTTGCGATGCAGGTACTTTGCAAATATCGAACGGATTAGTCCACGCATCATGTAATGTGTTAATCATATGAAAACGCacgttttgacgtatccgattgaactcaatgtatccTATAGTTTCATTGagattggatcaaaacgtaacgtaaattgaatttatatcgtacaatcataacgtattatacgcgacccgactaactcgaatttatatcgtcaagCCAAAAACTCTCGAGGGGGACAAACtggcatttacaaagttcataaaaagttaagtggttaaaaattgcatttcctatacttaagggctaagaaagggtaaagatgaaatttgataaagttttggggtaaaaaagaaactataacaaagttggGGCTCAAAAGGAAACTACCACAAAATTAGGGTATCAAAAGTaaagtatttgtaaaatggagtagtagtttagggactaaatttgccattttatgaaATTTTGAAGGTACCaaagtttagggactaaatttgtaATATTGTGAAAGTATGGGGAAGGGGGAGGCAAAGCCGGCGGGGTTTCCACCGACTTTGTCTTTTAAGAGTATGTATAATATAAGTCTCACAAAATTGATACGTAGATTTCGTATAGAAGTTTTTAGgtgtatacgttttcgaccccctgatCGGAAATCTCAAGTTTCGCGACTGGACAAGTTAAAGTGATAAGCCAAAATGAAGTTTGGTTGAAATAAGTATTGATTTTCTTATTTTTAGCTTGATATTATTTCCTTATTATTCTCCTTTGTTTTAGCCTTAATTATGGCCTTTTCCTTTCTGTTCGATGTACGTTCCCTATATAGGGAGGTTTTCTCCTTTGTTTTGAGACATAATAAAATATACAGAATGAAAGTTTGATATCTTGAAATtatcatggtatcagagcagtgatCCGACCGCTCCGTTTTGAATCATGACCGGCAATGATAATTCTACGACGAAGGACAACGGTGGCAACATCGTTGATTACAATTCGCTGTACTATGTTCATCCTTCCGACACACCCAGATAGATGC is from Helianthus annuus cultivar XRQ/B chromosome 9, HanXRQr2.0-SUNRISE, whole genome shotgun sequence and encodes:
- the LOC110877796 gene encoding folate-biopterin transporter 1, chloroplastic, with the protein product MGLKNSQVPTTTNLKKMLFNINISSSSSSSPNPVSILFLTSPNSPILSPSLSQISAKRSLIVAAGVPRSKRRRRPPQPQQNDMSVTVSMPFEAEPFVSSRTRNGASKSIPQKNRYSMSSISCFGVELTPDNIAISMVYFVQGVLGLARLAVSFYFKDDLHLDPAETAVITGFSALPWLIKPLYGFISDSVPLFGYRRRSYLVLSGLLGALSWSLMATFVDDKYGAAFCILLGSLSVAFSDVVVDSMVVERARGETQSVSGSLQSLCWGSSAFGGIVSSYFSGSLVDAYGVRFVFGLSALLPLLTSAVAVLVKEQRVRGPLSSSALDTTTNGIVELWQAIKQPNVFLPTLFIFLWQATPHSESAMFYFTTNKLGFTPEFLGRVKLVTSIASLLGVGLYNGFLKNVPLRKIFLATTITGTALGLTQVILVTGLNRKFGISDEWFAIGDSLIITVLGQASFMPVLVLAARLCPEGMEATLFATLMSISNGGSVLGGLFGAGLTQVLGITKDSFDNLALLIIICNLSSLLPLPLLHLLPVDIPKDERPKQDIEVELKSS